Genomic segment of Umezawaea sp. Da 62-37:
CGTACTCGCTCGGCATGGGCAGGCGCCTGGGACTCGCCGCGGCGCTGCTGGGCGACCCGGACGTGCTCGTGCTGGACGAACCGGTCAACGGCCTCGACCCCGGCGGCATCCGCTGGATGCGGGAATTCCTCCGCGAGCGCGCCGCGTCGGGGCGGACGGTGCTGCTGTCGAGCCACCTCATGGGCGAACTGGCCGAGACCGTGCACGACGTCGTCGTGATCCACCACGGCCGGATCGCGAGCCGGGGCACCCTCGCCGAGGTCACCGGTGCCCACCGCACGCTGGAAGACGCGTTCTTCGCCCTGACGGGAGACGCCCGGTGACCCTCTACCACGCGGAGCTGCGCAAGCTCCTCACGCTGCCGTCGGCACGGGCCGGGTTCGCCCTCGGACTGGTGCTGCCGCCGGGGATCCTGATGATCAGCGCGGTCCCCGAGGAGGCGAGCCGGGACGCGGGGTTCGTCCAGCTCATCCTCGGCGTGATCGGCGCGATCGTGCTCGGCGTCGTCTCCACCAGCAGCGAGTACACCGCCGAGGGCGAGGACTCGCCGGGCGGCAGGCAGATCACCACCAGCCTCACCGGCACGGCGTCGCGCGCCCGGTTCCTCGCCGCGAAGGCGGGCGCGCTGGCCTCGGCCGTGGCGGTGCTGGCGCTCGTGACCGCGACGCTGACGCTCGCGTTGACCAGGCCGCTGCCCGACAACGTCGTGCCGCGCGTGGTCGGGGTCGTCGTCTACTGGACGCTGACCGCACTGCTGGCCCACGCGATCACCCTGCTCACCCGCAACGGCGTCGTGCCGCTGACCCTGTTGATCCTCAACACCTCCGTCGTCTCGGTGACCTTCCTGCTCAGCAAGATCACACCGCTGGCCGCCTACTTCCCGGACATGGCGGGCTCGCACATGTTCCTGCACCGGATCGCCTCCCCGGTCGACATCGCCCCGATCACCGGCGGCCTCGTCATGGCCGCGTGGGTGTTCGCGCTGCTCGCCGTCGCCGCGGTCGTCGTGCACCGGCGGGACGCGTGAACGCCAGGGCGGTCCGGCACACCGTCCACGCCGAACTGCTCAAACTCGCCACGCTGCCGTCCACGCGGCTGGTCGTCGTGTCGACGTGGGCGGTGACGCCGCTGCTGGACGTCGTGTACCTGCGGACGACGGTCTCCGCGTCCGCGCTGGACGTCGGCCTGGCACCGCTGGGGTATTCGGAGATCGGGTTCGTGCTGCTGGGTGTGCTCGTCGCGACCTCCGAGTACGACGGCCAGATCCGCACCAGCCTCACGTGCGTGCCAGGCCGCGTCGAACTCCAGCTCGCCAAGTCCTTCGCTTTGGCCGTGGGCTGCTTCGCCATCGCCCTGGTGACCGTCGCCCTAAGCCTCACGACCGCCCGGACCGCTCGCCCGGACGGGCCGTTCGCCCCGTTCGAGCCTGCGGCGACCACCGTCGCCCACCTGGTGCTC
This window contains:
- a CDS encoding ABC transporter permease codes for the protein MTLYHAELRKLLTLPSARAGFALGLVLPPGILMISAVPEEASRDAGFVQLILGVIGAIVLGVVSTSSEYTAEGEDSPGGRQITTSLTGTASRARFLAAKAGALASAVAVLALVTATLTLALTRPLPDNVVPRVVGVVVYWTLTALLAHAITLLTRNGVVPLTLLILNTSVVSVTFLLSKITPLAAYFPDMAGSHMFLHRIASPVDIAPITGGLVMAAWVFALLAVAAVVVHRRDA